A portion of the Anoxybacillus gonensis genome contains these proteins:
- a CDS encoding 5'-nucleotidase C-terminal domain-containing protein: MHKMQKRFMLICMLVVAFVLQPQTSEASEHVTRGEFIQQLITTLGVDVKREVKDLPFTDVDPQLAPYVEAAIRLGIASGKTETTFAPNEKLTREQAYVFLIRSLQLRHHYATNVFKLYKDGEATKPWAKQSLAAALHLGLLQGYSDKTIRPQQWLTAEQTKAILKRYETNIEKITFIHTNDTHGRIIANEKNGEMGFAKIAKIVQDTRQKNKQTLLVDLGDTFHGTTYVNLNSGQAVVDLMNAMKYDAMVPGNHDFNYGQNRLLELTKAVQFPVVSGNIYKNGQPFLPAYTIKQVGNKKIALVGLTATDTAVKTNPAGIVGITFADEEATLKQLVSELKGKVDHIVVLSHSGLQTDEKLANNVSGVDVILGGHSHDTIEAPKKFKYAYVSQAFEYGKALGQTNLLFYKGKLIGVNGFLYRDHATKQEDAAVRSIVDTYKNTTDSTLQQVIATIDVNLDGERANVRTKETNLGNLIADAMRQALQTDVALTNGGGIRASIPKGDVTRNHILTTLPFANTLVKVSMSGADLKKALEHGVRLYPEQNGGFPHVSGIRFTFDATKPAGSRITSVEINGQPLDEAKTYTVATNDFIAKGGDGYDMFAASKIEFDSGELLSTVVMNYLQSQKPIPTVEGRITVTNQ, translated from the coding sequence ATGCACAAAATGCAAAAACGGTTCATGCTCATCTGTATGTTAGTCGTTGCTTTTGTACTTCAACCGCAAACGTCAGAAGCAAGCGAGCATGTAACGCGCGGGGAGTTTATTCAACAACTGATTACAACGCTTGGGGTCGATGTGAAAAGAGAGGTAAAAGACCTTCCCTTTACAGACGTTGACCCACAACTTGCACCTTACGTCGAAGCTGCCATTCGTCTTGGCATCGCAAGCGGAAAGACAGAAACGACATTTGCACCAAATGAAAAATTAACACGTGAACAAGCGTATGTATTTCTCATTCGTTCGTTACAGCTTCGCCATCACTACGCAACGAACGTATTTAAATTGTACAAAGATGGAGAAGCGACAAAACCTTGGGCAAAACAATCGCTTGCTGCAGCACTTCACCTCGGGTTACTTCAAGGATATAGCGACAAAACGATTCGACCACAACAATGGCTCACAGCTGAGCAAACGAAAGCCATTTTAAAGCGTTACGAAACGAACATTGAAAAAATTACGTTTATTCATACAAATGACACACATGGCCGCATTATTGCGAACGAAAAGAACGGGGAAATGGGCTTTGCAAAAATCGCAAAAATCGTCCAAGATACACGCCAAAAAAATAAACAAACGCTACTTGTTGATTTAGGAGATACGTTCCATGGCACAACATACGTCAACTTAAATAGCGGACAAGCTGTCGTCGACTTAATGAACGCAATGAAATATGACGCAATGGTTCCTGGAAATCATGATTTCAACTATGGGCAAAACCGTTTGCTTGAGTTAACGAAAGCGGTTCAATTCCCAGTCGTTAGCGGAAACATTTATAAAAACGGACAACCGTTTTTGCCTGCCTATACGATTAAACAAGTCGGCAACAAAAAAATTGCGCTTGTCGGCTTAACAGCGACAGATACAGCAGTAAAAACAAATCCTGCTGGCATTGTCGGCATTACATTCGCCGATGAAGAAGCGACGTTAAAACAACTTGTGAGCGAATTAAAAGGAAAAGTAGACCACATTGTCGTCTTATCACACTCCGGTTTACAAACAGACGAAAAACTTGCGAACAATGTATCAGGTGTCGATGTCATTCTCGGCGGTCATAGCCACGATACAATTGAAGCGCCGAAAAAATTTAAATACGCATATGTTTCGCAAGCGTTTGAATACGGAAAAGCACTCGGACAAACGAATTTATTATTCTACAAAGGTAAACTGATCGGCGTCAACGGCTTCTTATATCGCGATCATGCAACAAAACAAGAAGATGCCGCTGTCCGTTCCATCGTAGACACGTACAAAAACACGACAGATTCGACACTACAACAAGTCATCGCAACTATTGACGTCAACTTAGATGGGGAACGTGCAAATGTACGTACGAAAGAAACAAACCTTGGCAATCTCATTGCAGATGCGATGCGCCAAGCGCTACAAACGGATGTTGCCCTAACAAATGGTGGCGGGATTCGCGCTTCCATTCCAAAAGGAGATGTGACGCGCAACCATATTTTAACGACATTACCGTTCGCCAATACACTTGTAAAAGTATCTATGAGTGGGGCGGATTTGAAAAAAGCGCTTGAACATGGCGTGCGACTCTATCCTGAACAAAATGGAGGCTTCCCGCACGTGTCAGGCATTCGTTTCACATTTGATGCGACAAAACCAGCTGGATCGCGCATTACATCCGTTGAAATTAACGGACAACCGCTTGATGAAGCGAAAACATACACTGTCGCAACAAATGACTTCATCGCAAAAGGCGGTGACGGCTACGACATGTTCGCCGCAAGTAAAATAGAATTTGATAGCGGTGAATTATTAAGCACCGTAGTCATGAACTACTTACAATCACAAAAACCAATTCCAACAGTAGAAGGAAGAATTACTGTCACGAATCAATAA
- a CDS encoding stalk domain-containing protein, with protein sequence MVILFKNIIGYALVALMIFSSIPTATEATSIRPMHIPITTNGKAIQTDTSPIMVDNRVLVPFRAISQSIGANIFWNANTKQVTVQKNKKVIVLTVQSTTATINDQTVTLDSPPIIYRGRTFVPVRFIAEALDANVQWTGKEVRISWSTLQTSAGAVYVNQTKVTNNAMTDGVYTYVPLKKLLTAIDVNVDWIETEDTMIVRLSRGQMTISAGKKQLVVDDYEIVAPLAPIRLNDEWYVSASWVMTVFGAQMTRNGNNDLFFSIPRTTFRSPLLPIAETSITVPQHVTTPKMADDRRLLISDNPEVLTPVSVPNQQVTLALDHVQGQQGTIDHRVFGWHVNNLGTRATVAIIVDNRSSNDIIVTNIKGTSRTSPNSWGHYDVGLPLAETVLRQALTTAPTVKVKAGTSAVIQAFDVSNNQLLGFLYDFTIQQENGTGDYRIRTVVTSSSANFSTISPTLAPLDSYATHPRGVWKGTTLEATLPTYTIDNEPVAYSISNGKTDHLLSIANALSEPTETVHNPGHYGLTYRLSLPIQNETGEIKTVRLRFSARGGAYCGAVKVNGVVYIIPPLQPFTQSASVDYIVFSTQDVISLEFMHAGGAALPLGIEVSTVR encoded by the coding sequence GTGGTTATTTTGTTTAAAAACATCATTGGATATGCACTCGTTGCCCTCATGATCTTTTCATCTATCCCAACAGCTACCGAGGCAACAAGTATTCGACCTATGCATATCCCAATTACAACAAACGGAAAAGCGATACAAACAGATACTTCGCCGATTATGGTGGACAATCGCGTTCTTGTGCCATTTCGAGCGATTTCTCAATCGATTGGTGCCAATATTTTTTGGAATGCCAATACAAAACAAGTGACCGTTCAAAAAAATAAAAAAGTGATTGTTCTTACCGTCCAATCAACAACGGCGACAATCAACGATCAAACGGTCACACTTGATTCCCCTCCAATTATTTACCGTGGACGTACATTCGTCCCTGTTCGCTTTATCGCAGAAGCGCTTGACGCGAACGTGCAATGGACCGGAAAAGAGGTGCGCATCTCTTGGTCAACTCTTCAAACAAGTGCTGGGGCAGTGTACGTGAATCAAACGAAAGTTACAAACAACGCTATGACGGATGGGGTATATACATATGTTCCGTTAAAAAAGCTACTAACAGCGATCGATGTGAATGTTGATTGGATTGAAACAGAAGACACGATGATCGTTCGCTTATCTCGCGGACAAATGACAATTTCAGCAGGAAAAAAACAATTAGTCGTTGACGATTATGAAATTGTCGCACCGCTTGCACCAATTCGACTAAACGACGAATGGTACGTATCCGCTTCATGGGTCATGACTGTTTTTGGCGCACAAATGACTCGAAACGGAAATAACGATTTATTTTTCTCGATTCCTCGAACGACGTTTCGCAGTCCGTTACTGCCAATCGCCGAAACTTCAATTACTGTCCCACAGCACGTGACAACACCAAAAATGGCTGATGACCGTCGTCTATTAATAAGCGACAACCCAGAAGTGTTAACACCTGTTTCTGTGCCAAATCAGCAAGTGACGTTAGCACTTGATCACGTGCAAGGACAACAAGGAACGATAGACCATCGCGTATTTGGGTGGCACGTCAACAACTTAGGCACTCGCGCTACTGTCGCTATTATCGTTGACAATCGTTCTTCTAACGACATCATTGTCACGAATATAAAAGGAACGTCCCGAACAAGCCCAAACAGTTGGGGACATTACGATGTCGGTTTACCACTTGCCGAAACAGTACTGCGACAAGCTCTCACAACCGCACCAACAGTGAAAGTGAAAGCAGGAACGAGCGCAGTCATTCAAGCGTTTGATGTATCAAACAATCAACTGCTCGGCTTTTTATATGACTTCACCATTCAGCAAGAAAACGGTACAGGAGACTATCGCATTCGCACAGTCGTCACAAGTTCGTCAGCGAATTTCTCAACGATTTCTCCTACGCTCGCACCGCTCGATTCTTATGCGACTCATCCGCGCGGCGTATGGAAAGGAACAACGTTAGAAGCCACGTTACCGACATATACAATCGATAACGAACCAGTCGCCTACAGCATATCGAATGGGAAAACAGACCATCTTCTTTCCATTGCCAATGCATTAAGCGAACCGACCGAAACGGTGCACAATCCCGGCCATTACGGCTTAACGTACCGTCTATCGCTGCCGATTCAAAATGAAACAGGGGAAATAAAAACGGTGCGACTCCGCTTTAGCGCTCGCGGCGGAGCATATTGTGGAGCTGTAAAAGTAAACGGTGTCGTCTATATCATCCCACCGCTTCAGCCATTTACACAATCCGCATCTGTCGACTATATCGTCTTTTCAACTCAAGACGTCATCTCGCTTGAATTTATGCATGCAGGCGGAGCCGCACTGCCGCTTGGGATTGAAGTTTCGACGGTGAGGTAA
- a CDS encoding alpha-amylase family glycosyl hydrolase, whose amino-acid sequence MGRRWKKHFAYFSIFLLLVQLFSFSAIVRANENVQSPVVNGNEVMFRYVGTGEEQSVLLAGSFNDWQTSGDKKIELTKESDHIWSVTKTLPNGTYMYKFVVDGAWKPDPLNKNQEDDGYGGKNSVVTVGSPVQQQRIVTLVGNLQDELGHTGEWDPKATATVMTHEGDGLYTFTGTLPAGTYEYKIAMNGSRDENYGAGGRGGANISLTLEKETEVTFYYHDRTHAIADSTWYTPIPKEKQPRLVGTILPAIGYETEVNGWTPETSTAFLVDDNFDSIYTFTARVPKGMYEFKVTLGNSWAENYPQDNAKLNVLEDATITFFFNDKEKLLYTDYSPTGSDGAVQKDRLTHNTWDSLYRQPFGAVKAGESVTLRLAAKKGDLTKANVYVKNTTTGTAKLYTMNKVGVIDDNEYWEATFTPEDKGLYGYKFIAMDGSAKAEYGEDTQEGQWGRAVDKNAELFQLTVYDPNYQTPDWMKHAVVYQIFPDRFFNGNPNNDDAKSNARGNEPAEHREWSQLPDNPRMKGTAGYDGDGIWSNDFFGGDIAGIEQKLDYLQSLGVNTIYLNPIAHAPSNHKYDANDYKQLDPMFGTPEEFQSFVQAVASRGMHLILDGVFNHVSDDSIYFDRYGKYKTVGAYEYWSAVYDLMNEKGLSEQEARAQVEQKFKDEGQEFSPYGFHLWFNIENEKVNGVYKYQSWWGFDSLPEFKSIDGNKVPYASELNNEKLANYIFYEDDSVAKSWLKRGASGWRLDVANEVDTEFWREFRKELLEGDYDRGPTLQDGEQPLILGEIWDDASKYFLGDQYDSVMNYRFRGAVLDFLRNGNAEDIDARLTAIREDYPKEAFYALMNLIGSHDTARAVFLLGNGTDSYERAELDPNYNEELGKKRLKLAAILQMGYPGAPTIYYGDEAGVTGSKDPDDRRTYPWGSEDQQLIAHYQKVGAIRTAHQDVLAKGTIETVYAKGDVYVFARQYENDVALVAVNRSNSEQTVELDAASLIPNGVELVDELHDSYDVTVANGKVTLRVPAMDGRMLFGKVTVDLPNKVTNVQATEGIGQVELTWEGDAETYRIYQSTLKGAGYQLVKETSEKTVVIDNLKNGTAYYFAITAVDANGNESVKVETSRVVPHYPLTEEHVALLSEVNDGVLDLATPIIVEAKVQMADVTKHGLADGLQAILQVKKPNSDKWEDVQAVYDRQDGEANVFRASFTPLQAGTYTYRYGFTTNMGGDWVYTNEKTFMLNANTEDTQAPAKDIQLVQPEVESGQVNLLWSFVDRDDDAYMLVIERNGQVVHTTTTVSTSFTDYDVENGKTYTYVVKLYDRAGNFVSSNAVEITPDIVMVQVTFKVKAPSYTPLDTRITIPNSINGWNTGAWEMTRGGAVTPDWEFTTELQEGETIIYKYVKGSSWDQEGLADHTRDDQSDDDVSYYGYGAIGTDLKVTVHNQGNNKMVIQDYILRWIDMPVVVEDVKKEGERVTIKGNAIKDGVLTINKERVTIQDDMSFTYTFTPAANQKEVAIHIETSERSQSDIFKNDGGAIAKNTKNYVLNIETKQLREGVLSEDTTPGSGTTPGSGTTPGSGTTPGSGTTPGSGTTPGSGTTPGSGTTPGSGTTPVKGENGAVVLQPKVEMKEKDGKVVEKVAAISTNEVEAIVNELSNEKKQVVVSLGSLTKGVATKVDVPATLFTQVANKQSEATIVSASEQATYKLPVKEVQASLATIAQSLGATVEQVSISLEMRVKDAPSLRVKPLSDAVEFHIVAKANGKERVIDRFTQYVEREIALKQSVDASRAIAVRVNDDGSLTPVPTTFVGGNKAVVKSLTNSTYVVVEGTHTFSDIQSHWAKGYIETLAAKQLVKGMTDTTYRPNDRMTRAQFAVLLVRALGLPSETYDGRFADVNGTEWFNKNGELASAVKFGIIQGKTAHMFAPDEPITRAQAAVMIERALNLSFVGYDETAKGKTKKGTDFRDAKQLPTWAKQAIEAVYQAGIMQGRDSGNFDPASHMTRAEMAKVLAEFLTKVKLM is encoded by the coding sequence GTGGGGAGAAGATGGAAAAAGCATTTTGCTTATTTCTCAATCTTTTTGCTTCTTGTGCAATTGTTTTCATTTAGTGCAATCGTTCGCGCTAATGAAAACGTGCAAAGCCCTGTTGTAAACGGGAATGAAGTGATGTTCCGTTATGTCGGCACAGGGGAAGAGCAGTCTGTGCTTTTAGCCGGATCGTTTAACGACTGGCAAACAAGCGGAGACAAAAAGATTGAATTAACAAAAGAAAGTGACCATATATGGTCAGTAACAAAAACGCTTCCAAACGGAACGTATATGTACAAGTTTGTTGTGGATGGGGCTTGGAAGCCGGATCCATTAAATAAAAATCAAGAAGATGATGGGTATGGCGGGAAAAATAGTGTCGTGACTGTCGGCTCGCCTGTTCAACAACAACGTATTGTCACGCTTGTTGGCAACTTGCAAGATGAGTTAGGACATACAGGCGAATGGGATCCAAAAGCGACGGCTACAGTAATGACGCATGAAGGCGATGGATTGTACACGTTTACAGGAACACTTCCAGCCGGTACGTATGAGTACAAAATCGCAATGAACGGCAGCCGGGATGAAAATTACGGTGCTGGTGGACGTGGGGGCGCCAATATTTCACTGACGTTAGAAAAAGAAACGGAAGTGACGTTTTACTATCACGACCGCACGCACGCGATTGCTGATTCTACATGGTATACGCCAATCCCAAAAGAGAAGCAACCGCGGTTAGTCGGAACGATTTTGCCAGCGATCGGTTATGAAACGGAAGTAAACGGATGGACACCTGAAACATCAACAGCCTTTCTTGTCGATGATAACTTTGATTCTATTTATACGTTCACGGCACGTGTGCCGAAAGGGATGTATGAATTTAAAGTGACATTAGGAAATAGCTGGGCCGAAAACTATCCGCAAGACAATGCGAAATTAAACGTATTGGAAGATGCGACTATTACGTTTTTCTTTAACGATAAAGAAAAATTGTTATATACAGACTATAGCCCAACTGGCTCAGATGGAGCGGTTCAAAAAGATCGTTTAACGCATAACACATGGGATTCGCTATATCGTCAACCGTTCGGTGCAGTAAAAGCAGGGGAAAGCGTGACGCTTCGACTAGCAGCGAAAAAAGGCGATTTAACAAAAGCGAACGTATATGTGAAAAATACAACGACAGGAACAGCGAAGTTATATACAATGAACAAAGTCGGTGTCATCGATGATAATGAGTATTGGGAAGCAACGTTTACGCCAGAAGATAAAGGATTGTATGGATATAAGTTTATTGCGATGGACGGTTCAGCGAAAGCAGAATATGGCGAGGATACACAAGAAGGTCAATGGGGACGGGCGGTTGATAAAAATGCCGAATTGTTTCAGTTGACTGTATATGATCCAAACTATCAAACGCCAGATTGGATGAAACATGCGGTCGTATATCAAATTTTCCCTGACCGTTTCTTTAATGGCAATCCAAACAATGACGATGCCAAATCGAATGCGCGAGGAAATGAACCAGCTGAACATCGTGAATGGTCTCAGCTTCCTGACAATCCGCGCATGAAAGGAACGGCTGGATATGATGGGGACGGCATTTGGTCGAACGACTTTTTCGGAGGAGATATTGCAGGAATTGAACAAAAGCTTGATTATTTACAATCTCTTGGGGTGAATACAATATATTTAAATCCAATTGCACACGCTCCATCGAATCATAAGTACGATGCGAACGACTACAAACAACTCGATCCGATGTTTGGTACACCGGAAGAATTTCAGTCATTTGTGCAAGCGGTTGCATCACGCGGCATGCACTTAATTTTGGACGGTGTATTTAATCACGTATCAGATGATTCCATTTACTTTGATCGATACGGTAAATATAAAACAGTCGGTGCGTACGAATATTGGTCAGCTGTATATGATCTCATGAACGAAAAAGGATTATCAGAACAAGAAGCACGTGCTCAAGTTGAGCAAAAGTTCAAAGACGAAGGGCAAGAATTTAGTCCGTATGGTTTTCACCTATGGTTCAATATTGAAAACGAAAAGGTGAACGGCGTATATAAATATCAATCGTGGTGGGGATTTGATAGTTTGCCAGAATTCAAATCGATTGATGGGAATAAAGTGCCATACGCGAGCGAATTAAACAACGAAAAGCTTGCGAACTACATTTTTTATGAAGACGATTCCGTCGCAAAAAGTTGGTTGAAAAGAGGGGCTTCCGGCTGGCGTTTAGATGTTGCCAATGAAGTCGATACAGAGTTTTGGCGAGAGTTTCGTAAAGAGTTGTTGGAAGGGGACTATGATCGCGGGCCGACGCTTCAAGACGGAGAACAACCGTTAATTCTTGGAGAAATTTGGGATGATGCGTCCAAATACTTCTTAGGCGATCAATACGATTCGGTTATGAACTACCGTTTCCGTGGGGCTGTGTTAGACTTTTTGCGAAACGGAAATGCGGAAGATATTGATGCGCGTTTAACAGCGATTCGCGAAGATTATCCGAAAGAAGCGTTTTACGCGCTTATGAACTTAATTGGTTCACACGATACAGCGCGCGCGGTCTTCTTGCTTGGAAATGGAACAGATTCATATGAACGTGCCGAGCTTGATCCAAACTACAATGAAGAGCTCGGTAAAAAGCGGTTAAAACTTGCGGCCATTTTACAAATGGGCTACCCAGGGGCGCCAACCATTTATTACGGTGATGAGGCGGGCGTGACAGGTTCAAAAGACCCAGACGATCGTCGTACGTATCCGTGGGGAAGTGAAGATCAGCAATTGATTGCACATTATCAAAAAGTAGGTGCTATTCGTACAGCGCATCAAGATGTATTGGCAAAAGGGACGATTGAGACGGTATATGCTAAAGGGGATGTATACGTCTTTGCTCGTCAATATGAAAATGATGTGGCACTTGTTGCGGTGAACCGTAGCAATAGTGAACAGACGGTCGAACTTGATGCCGCTTCACTCATTCCGAACGGAGTGGAACTTGTAGACGAACTGCACGATTCATACGATGTAACTGTGGCGAATGGAAAAGTGACGTTACGTGTTCCAGCGATGGACGGTCGAATGTTATTTGGAAAAGTAACCGTTGATCTCCCGAATAAAGTAACAAACGTGCAAGCGACAGAGGGGATCGGTCAAGTCGAGCTCACGTGGGAAGGCGATGCCGAAACGTACCGTATTTATCAATCCACATTAAAAGGTGCAGGTTATCAACTTGTCAAAGAAACGAGCGAAAAAACTGTTGTGATCGACAATTTGAAAAACGGTACTGCATATTACTTTGCGATTACAGCTGTTGATGCAAATGGAAATGAATCCGTGAAAGTAGAAACAAGTCGCGTTGTACCACATTATCCATTAACAGAAGAGCACGTTGCCTTACTTTCCGAAGTGAACGATGGAGTACTTGATTTAGCTACGCCAATTATAGTTGAAGCAAAAGTGCAAATGGCTGATGTAACGAAACATGGACTAGCTGATGGTCTTCAAGCGATTTTACAAGTAAAAAAGCCGAATAGCGACAAGTGGGAAGACGTGCAAGCTGTGTATGATCGTCAAGATGGTGAAGCAAACGTATTCCGTGCATCCTTCACTCCATTACAAGCGGGAACGTACACGTATCGCTATGGATTTACGACAAATATGGGTGGAGACTGGGTGTACACGAACGAAAAAACATTTATGCTTAACGCAAATACAGAAGATACACAAGCACCAGCAAAAGACATTCAGCTCGTTCAACCAGAAGTTGAATCAGGTCAAGTCAATTTATTATGGTCGTTCGTTGACCGTGATGATGATGCATATATGCTTGTCATTGAGCGTAACGGTCAAGTCGTTCATACGACGACAACGGTTAGTACATCGTTTACTGATTACGATGTAGAAAACGGAAAAACATACACGTATGTTGTGAAGTTGTATGACCGCGCTGGAAACTTCGTGTCATCAAATGCGGTGGAAATTACACCGGACATTGTCATGGTTCAAGTGACATTTAAAGTGAAAGCACCAAGTTATACACCGTTAGATACGCGTATTACAATTCCGAACAGCATCAACGGCTGGAACACAGGAGCATGGGAAATGACGCGCGGTGGAGCCGTAACGCCAGATTGGGAGTTTACAACGGAGCTACAAGAAGGCGAAACGATTATTTATAAATACGTAAAAGGTAGCTCATGGGATCAAGAAGGATTAGCTGATCATACACGTGACGATCAATCGGATGATGATGTTAGCTATTACGGATACGGTGCGATTGGCACGGATTTAAAAGTAACGGTGCACAATCAAGGCAATAACAAAATGGTCATTCAAGACTATATTTTACGTTGGATTGACATGCCTGTCGTTGTCGAAGATGTGAAAAAAGAAGGAGAACGCGTCACGATTAAAGGAAATGCGATTAAAGATGGCGTGTTAACGATTAATAAAGAACGTGTCACGATTCAAGACGACATGTCATTTACGTACACGTTCACACCAGCAGCTAATCAAAAAGAAGTGGCTATCCATATTGAAACGTCTGAACGAAGTCAGTCAGACATCTTTAAAAATGATGGCGGTGCCATAGCGAAAAATACGAAAAACTACGTATTAAATATCGAAACAAAACAACTGCGCGAAGGTGTATTGTCAGAAGATACAACACCGGGAAGTGGTACAACACCGGGAAGTGGCACAACGCCAGGAAGCGGCACAACACCGGGAAGTGGCACAACGCCAGGAAGCGGCACAACACCGGGAAGTGGCACGACACCAGGCAGTGGCACAACACCAGGCAGTGGCACAACACCAGTGAAGGGTGAGAACGGAGCGGTTGTTTTACAGCCGAAAGTGGAGATGAAAGAAAAAGACGGCAAAGTAGTAGAAAAAGTGGCAGCGATTTCAACAAATGAAGTGGAAGCGATTGTGAATGAACTGTCGAATGAAAAGAAACAAGTCGTCGTCTCTCTTGGTTCACTAACAAAAGGTGTAGCCACAAAAGTAGATGTGCCAGCTACATTATTTACACAAGTTGCAAATAAACAATCGGAAGCGACGATTGTGAGTGCAAGTGAACAAGCGACGTACAAATTGCCAGTCAAAGAAGTGCAAGCGTCTCTAGCAACAATTGCCCAGTCACTCGGTGCAACGGTAGAACAAGTAAGCATCTCGCTTGAAATGAGAGTGAAAGATGCGCCATCACTGCGTGTGAAACCGTTGTCTGACGCGGTAGAGTTCCATATTGTGGCGAAGGCGAATGGAAAAGAACGTGTCATTGACCGGTTTACTCAATATGTTGAGCGCGAAATCGCGTTGAAACAATCGGTGGACGCTAGTCGTGCCATTGCGGTGCGCGTGAACGACGATGGTTCGCTGACACCAGTACCGACAACGTTTGTTGGCGGCAATAAAGCCGTCGTCAAGTCGTTGACGAACTCGACGTATGTTGTTGTGGAAGGAACACATACGTTTAGCGACATCCAATCACATTGGGCGAAAGGTTATATTGAAACACTCGCGGCAAAACAGCTTGTCAAAGGAATGACGGACACAACATATCGACCAAATGATCGGATGACGCGTGCGCAATTTGCGGTGTTGCTCGTACGTGCGCTAGGGTTACCGAGTGAAACATATGACGGTCGCTTTGCCGATGTGAACGGAACAGAGTGGTTTAACAAAAACGGTGAGTTAGCGTCAGCAGTCAAGTTCGGGATCATTCAAGGAAAGACAGCTCATATGTTTGCACCGGATGAGCCGATCACTCGCGCACAAGCAGCCGTCATGATCGAGCGGGCATTAAACCTTTCGTTCGTTGGCTATGATGAAACAGCAAAAGGTAAAACGAAAAAAGGGACAGATTTCCGCGATGCAAAACAATTGCCAACATGGGCAAAACAGGCGATTGAAGCCGTATACCAAGCAGGCATCATGCAAGGACGGGATAGCGGAAACTTTGACCCAGCAAGTCATATGACACGTGCCGAAATGGCGAAGGTGTTAGCTGAGTTTTTAACAAAAGTAAAATTGATGTAA
- a CDS encoding S-layer protein, translating to MSKVKLCFFIFIFVLFPMHVKASEVSPRQLALNDVLDEGVKQSNDVLVYTYKWAMLNAQKEAVRESLNELKEPTLEPLKLLPTTREYFLTLYPNYEQASEEEKQVIDQQIAIQIAINQSLNIIIQQNYQASQEQLKALQKDIQEKKKQLASLIKELESSQNVTKIDEQEAKEFVRYQLAKNYISVLSYDEQIAYLQKEIQFLAEDVKRVEAMVKIGEASKDELRKKQREWKNRKQELEAVQKERVMLEFQLKVDLNIPMTQQVMFQPIPNSFFRKIEAPKDMKNLLQRSFTYLKKQESLKLANDKKEQATNQIEKQQMEQYVKMAEAELNATAKNLEKFLAKRYNEFDRSYAKYEDAYDVYQQTLSEQDYYEKQWKIGLISEHDYKGLMLNVDKAKRDYMLELMSYYLLQIEEKQFYNGYIPLP from the coding sequence ATGTCAAAGGTAAAGCTATGTTTTTTCATATTTATATTTGTTCTTTTCCCTATGCATGTAAAGGCAAGTGAAGTAAGCCCAAGACAATTGGCATTGAATGATGTTTTAGACGAAGGTGTAAAGCAATCAAACGATGTTCTCGTTTATACGTATAAGTGGGCGATGTTAAATGCACAAAAAGAAGCTGTTCGTGAAAGTCTAAATGAGCTAAAGGAACCGACATTAGAGCCGTTAAAATTGTTACCAACGACGAGAGAGTACTTTTTGACGCTATATCCAAACTATGAGCAAGCATCTGAAGAAGAAAAACAAGTGATTGATCAACAAATTGCTATTCAAATTGCTATTAACCAATCGCTTAATATAATCATTCAGCAAAACTACCAAGCTTCTCAAGAACAGTTAAAGGCTTTACAAAAAGATATACAGGAAAAGAAAAAGCAGTTAGCATCGCTAATAAAAGAATTAGAAAGTAGCCAAAACGTAACGAAAATTGATGAACAAGAAGCCAAGGAGTTTGTTCGATATCAACTTGCGAAAAATTATATTTCCGTTTTGTCATACGATGAACAAATCGCTTATTTACAAAAAGAGATTCAATTTTTAGCTGAAGACGTAAAGCGAGTAGAAGCAATGGTCAAGATAGGAGAGGCGAGTAAAGACGAGTTGAGAAAAAAACAACGGGAATGGAAAAATAGGAAGCAGGAGCTAGAAGCTGTTCAGAAAGAAAGAGTGATGTTAGAGTTCCAACTAAAAGTGGACTTAAATATTCCGATGACACAGCAAGTTATGTTTCAACCTATCCCTAATTCTTTTTTTCGTAAGATTGAGGCGCCAAAAGATATGAAGAATCTTCTTCAGCGTTCCTTCACCTATTTAAAGAAGCAAGAAAGTCTTAAATTAGCCAATGATAAAAAAGAACAGGCAACCAACCAAATCGAGAAGCAACAAATGGAGCAGTATGTAAAAATGGCAGAGGCTGAATTGAATGCGACAGCGAAAAATCTAGAAAAATTTTTAGCTAAACGATACAATGAATTTGATCGTTCATATGCAAAATACGAAGATGCATATGATGTGTATCAACAAACGTTGTCAGAGCAAGACTATTACGAAAAACAATGGAAAATCGGTTTGATCTCCGAACATGACTATAAAGGATTGATGTTGAATGTTGACAAAGCGAAGAGGGACTACATGTTAGAATTAATGTCGTATTATTTGCTACAGATAGAAGAAAAGCAGTTTTATAATGGATATATTCCTTTGCCATGA